One genomic window of Nicotiana sylvestris chromosome 10, ASM39365v2, whole genome shotgun sequence includes the following:
- the LOC138880083 gene encoding uncharacterized protein, giving the protein MSGSDKSVEEEKTEMQVMEEEVDRLRQEIAGMHPAWARGQTSPTLPPTPTLLPARTPEHPPTGPSTSFPIAQYYQRETSYDPQAPPPKQNPPPPIILVFGAPLPTTLQRSSSELLFQAHDNQYYPPEPTFKAPEPYTYTPHLQFPTETERPTKSPEQDEVLRKMKSLEQSFRNMHGLGIQVSVAYKDLCTFPDVQLSAGFKMPKFDLYEGHGDPMAHLRGFCSKMRGAGGMDELLIAYFGQSLSGPALEW; this is encoded by the coding sequence atgtctggttcggacaaaagtgtcgAAGAGGAAAAGACAGAGATGCAAGTAATGGAAGAAgaggtagacaggttgagacaggAGATAGCAGGAATGCACCCAGCCTGGGCTAGGGGACAGACATCACCAacccttccccctactcctacccttttGCCAGCTCGaactccggaacaccctcccactggtccatcaacgagcttccccattgcccaatactatcaaagGGAAACttcctatgatccccaagctccaccacccaaacaaaaccctcctccgccaatcatcCTCGTCTTTGGGGCACCTCTACCAACCACACTGCAAAGATCCTCCAGCGAGttgttgtttcaggctcacgataaccagtactatccccctgagccaacctttaaagcacccgagccatacacttacacccctcaccttcaattcccgacagaaactgagaggccgacTAAGAGTCcggagcaggatgaagtgcttcgtaaaatgaagagcctggagcaatccttcaggaatatgcatggattgggaatccaagttagtgtggcctacaaagatctatgtactttccccgatgttcaattatCGGCGGGTTTtaaaatgcccaaatttgatctatacgagggacaTGGTGaccccatggcacatctacgaggtttctgcagtaaaatgagaggagcaggaggAATGGATGAGCtcttgatagcttattttggtcaaagtttaagcgggccCGCACTCGAATGGTAG